In Malus sylvestris chromosome 15, drMalSylv7.2, whole genome shotgun sequence, a single genomic region encodes these proteins:
- the LOC126606014 gene encoding probable glycosyltransferase At5g03795: MGRELLSMYQAKTRRLLWIVGMLFAVILVVWHLEFPYGTFSSSILSTAKVPVEGKSHFQAGDSPTDSEAVGNMSLSNDVNYTSKYGTHEIGNDSRTSGFVLEGSEGSNRTLEIDEDTGEDQEEPTDTFVKQNRTFIVKILNPLETDVAQERRKQFSFEKQNATETTFSEGGTRNESNTTDEVVNPTAGFPTTSPASPMINSSPITAPAIIETNIGAPPIAVGSNVTLVQKDLTTLSQKPKKSEQLHSDLNQTEQSSSMTRVPEVNKEPEGPVLDLYSISDMNKLLRKSHSSYHSVKALWSSPVDRQLQYAASQIKNAPLIKSDQTLYAPLYRNLSMFKRSYELMENTLKVYVYREGQRPILHSPFLRGIYASEGWFMKLMEADKRFVTKNPQEAHLYYLPFSSRMLEERLYVANSHSHKNLVQYLKDYVDMIAGKYPFWNRTGGADHFLVACHDWAPTETKEIMAMCIRALCNADVKEGFVFGKDVSLPETYIKNDKKPLRDLGGNHPSKRPILAFFAGNMHGYVRPILLQHWENKDPDMQIFGRLPKGKGNKNYIRRMQSSKYCICAKGYEVNSPRVVEAIFYECVPVIISDNFVPPFFEVLKWESFAVFVLEKDIPNLKNILLSIPKKKYLQMQMRVKKVQQHFLWHAKPEKYDIFHMILHNIWYNRLHQIKPN; the protein is encoded by the exons ATGGGTCGGGAGCTTTTGTCTATGTATCAAGCCAAAACGAGGAGATTGCTGTGGATTGTGGGAATGTTGTTTGCTGTGATTTTAGTTGTCTGGCATCTTGAATTTCCGTATGGTACTTTCTCATCATCTATACTCTCTACTGCAAAGGTTCCGGTAGAGGGGAAAAGTCACTTCCAAGCTGGGGATTCACCAACTGATTCTGAGGCGGTTGGTAACATGTCACTTTCTAATGATGTGAACTACACTAGTAAATATGGAACTCACGAGATAGGTAACGATAGTAGGACCTCAGGTTTTGTATTAGAAGGAAGTGAGGGCTCAAACAGAACTTTGGAAATTGATGAGGATACAGGTGAAGATCAGGAGGAGCCAACTGATACTTTTGTAAAGCAAAATAGAACTTTCATTGTGAAAATTCTCAATCCCTTGGAGACTGACGTTGCACAAGAGCGGCGTAAACAATTCTCTTTTGAAAAGCAAAATGCTACTGAGACTACTTTTTCAGAAGGCGGGACTAGGAATGAAAGTAATACTACAGATGAAGTAGTAAATCCTACCGCTGGTTTTCCAACCACTTCACCTGCATCCCCGATGATAAATTCATCACCTATCACAGCTCCAGCAATTATTGAAACAAACATTGGAGCACCCCCTATAGCTGTTGGCTCAAATGTGACTTTGGTTCAGAAAGATCTAACAACCTTGTCTCAGAAACCCAAAAAGTCTGAGCAATTGCATAGTGACCTCAACCAAACAGAACAAAGTTCTTCAATGACTAGGGTCCCCGAAGTGAACAAAGAGCCAGAGGGTCCAGTCTTGGATTTATATTCAATATCTGATATGAACAAGCTGTTGCGTAAGAGTCATTCCTCGTACCATTCAGTG AAAGCACTATGGTCTTCACCGGTTGACCGACAGTTGCAATATGCAGCATCACAGATCAAAAATGCACCCCTCATAAAGAGTGATCAAACTCTTTATGCTCCACTATATAGGAATCTTTCCATGTTTAAAAG GAGCTACGAATTAATGGAGAACACTCTTAAAGTATACGTATACAGGGAAGGACAAAGACCCATATTACACTCGCCATTTCTCAGGGGAATATATGCTTCCGAGGGATGGTTCATGAAGCTGATGGAAGCTGACAAGAGATTTGTCACTAAAAACCCTCAGGAAGCCCACCTGTATTACTTGCCTTTTAGCTCTCGAATGTTAGAGGAAAGGTTATACGTGGCCAATTCACACAGTCATAAAAATCTTGTACAATATTTGAAGGACTATGTGGACATGATTGCTGGGAAGTATCCTTTCTGGAACAGAACTGGAGGAGCCGATCATTTTCTTGTTGCTTGTCATGACTGG GCCCCAACAGAAACAAAGGAAATTATGGCCATGTGCATAAGAGCCCTCTGCAATGCTGATGTCAAAGAAGGTTTTGTATTTGGCAAGGACGTGTCTCTTCCCGAAACATACATCAAGAATGATAAGAAGCCTCTCAGAGATCTCGGAGGCAATCATCCTTCTAAGAGGCCAATACTCGCTTTCTTTGCTGGAAACATGCATGGCTATGTTAGGCCAATCCTGTTACAGCATTGGGAAAACAAAGATCCTGACATGCAGATCTTCGGTCGATTGCctaaaggaaagggaaataagaaCTACATCCGTCGTATGCAGAGCAGCAAGTACTGTATTTGCGCAAAAGGTTATGAAGTGAACAGCCCGCGAGTGGTAGAGGCCATTTTCTACGAGTGTGTTCCGGTGATCATATCAGACAATTTCGTGCCTCCATTTTTTGAAGTACTGAAGTGGGAGTCGTTTGCTGTTTTCGTGTTGGAAAAGGATATCCCGAATTTGAAGAACATACTCCTTTCGATCCCGAAGAAGAAATATCTACAGATGCAAATGAGGGTGAAAAAGGTCCAACAGCATTTTCTGTGGCATGCTAAGCCTGAGAAGTATGATATTTTTCATATGATACTGCACAATATTTGGTACAACAGACTCCATCAGATAAAACCCAATTGA